A single genomic interval of Zingiber officinale cultivar Zhangliang chromosome 4A, Zo_v1.1, whole genome shotgun sequence harbors:
- the LOC121970569 gene encoding sphinganine C4-monooxygenase 1-like: MELFLQGDEAMLMAMPIVVYWLYSGAYEALSCFSGMDSYRLHSRNEEKSKNLVSKAQVVKGVLLQQVIQATLTLLLTKLPGDDPNRHKPATAAAAAAAARFFVAMVVFDSWQYLVHRYMHHNKLLYRKFHSWHHRIAAPYAFAAQYNHPVDGVLTETVAGGLAYFVSGMSPATAAAFFCFATVKGIDDHCGLLLPWNPFHLAFGNNAAYHEVHHRRHGAGSTHNFAQPFFVAWDKIMGTYLPYAVVKREDGAGYEVSVEENKKTE; the protein is encoded by the exons ATGGAGTTGTTCTTGCAAGGCGACGAGGCGATGCTAATGGCGATGCCCATCGTAGTTTACTGGCTCTACTCCGGGGCTTATGAGGCCCTGAGCTGCTTCAGCGGCATGGACAGCTACAGGCTGCACTCCCGCAACGAGGAGAAGAGCAAGAACTTGGTGTCTAAAGCCCAGGTGGTTAAGGGCGTCCTCCTGCAGCAAGTCATTCAGGCCACCCTCACCCTCCTTCTCACCAAG TTGCCTGGCGACGACCCGAACCGCCATAAACCGgcaaccgccgccgccgccgccgccgcagccAGATTCTTCGTCGCTATGGTCGTGTTCGACTCGTGGCAGTACTTGGTCCACCGGTACATGCACCACAACAAGCTCCTCTACCGGAAGTTCCACTCGTGGCACCACCGCATCGCCGCCCCCTACGCCTTCGCGGCGCAGTACAACCACCCGGTCGACGGCGTGCTGACGGAGACCGTCGCCGGCGGGCTGGCCTACTTCGTGTCCGGGATGTCGCCAGCGACGGCGGCAGCCTTCTTCTGCTTCGCCACGGTGAAGGGGATCGACGACCACTGCGGGCTGCTGCTGCCGTGGAACCCCTTCCACCTGGCCTTCGGGAACAACGCGGCGTACCACGAGGTGCACCACCGGCGTCACGGTGCGGGGAGCACGCATAATTTCGCGCAGCCGTTCTTCGTGGCGTGGGACAAGATTATGGGCACGTATTTACCGTATGCGGTCGTGAAGAGGGAGGACGGGGCTGGATATGAAGTCAGCGTGGAGGAAAACAAGAAGACGGAGTAG